The following DNA comes from Athene noctua chromosome 1, bAthNoc1.hap1.1, whole genome shotgun sequence.
TGACATCCTGTCCCTAATGCAGGAAGTAAACAACCCATCCAGTTTTATGGTGAAATTATCATCTGTGAGCAGAGAGCAGGAATAAGTTTAAGGCTCCTTTCTGGATTTGGGCATGCCTATGTGCTCCAAAGGCAGTGCTAGGCACAAGCGGCGGGCAGCTCATAGGAGATGTCTGTGTTGCCAGGGAGGGTGAGGTTCCAGGGCAGGCACGACATCGTCCTGCTGTGGGAAGAGCAGAGCAAAGTCAGGCTGGGCATTAGGAGGTGGATGCTGCTCTAACACAGAGGCAAGCGAGATGCTGGTGGACAAACCCTTGGCATGACGAACAGGGTGCTGTGCCCTGGCAGGGGTGAATTGGCTGGAGGGGTGGATGTGGGGTTGTGTCCTTCACCTTCCCACTGCTCTCTCCTAGCAGTACCATTGCTGCTCTGAGTGCTCCCAGTTTAGTGATAACTTGTGCAACTCTACAGCTTTCTACCTCCATCACAGCCAAGACCAGTGCTTCCAGGGATGCAGGTTAGCACACCTTTAAGGTGATGGGCCATGCTTTCCCATTCCTAAGTGATGAAAAGCCATGTATGTGCACATCCACATCCCAACTTCGGAGTGCTTTGCTCTGCAAAACATGCTAGTCAGTAATAGTCCTTATGCTCAAAGGAGTGCCTGGTATTTACACAGGAAtgcctcttttttcttcccccatctgGGCCTACTGGATATACTTTTACTGCCCTTGTGCTCCTTACTGCCCATCAGAACAGAATTTGAATGTAAGCCCAGTTTGCCTTCTGGTTTTCCCTGCTTTGGAGTACCCACTAGCTTGCTtcagcctggagccagctcaAAAGCAATTTAGACAGAGTTTAGTATGTCAGTATAGACCCAGCCATTTTACCCTGCCTGCAAGAACCTTAGATCTGCAAAACTCCTGGCAAGAATACTTATGGATTATGGAGAAGACCATTATCTCTCTCAGGATGAGGAGGACTTGGCTGCTTCTACTCTGGGTAAGGTTATTATGGCTGAAGACGTACAGTCTACAAAGCCTGGCCTAGAAATGCCAAAATGGTTGTCTTTAGCCTTAGTGCTTTATAATCCTGTGCAGTATAAGATGCAGAAATAGATTACTAGTCCTCTGTTGTGTCATCCTGAAAAATGTTTATCTGTCATGTTGCAGATGGAGGCACGTTGTAGACAGGGGCAAGATGGAGAGAGCAAGCTAGGGCAAAAGGAATAAATTCAAGTTAGTACAAGCTTTTGCCATGGTTTGCGACTTAAGCATCTCTAAGGTGATGTGAGTTGCAGCCATTTTCCATGGCACAATGCTTTTATCCTGGAGGAAGTATTGTAGAAAACTCCTAAAGAACCACCTTGatagtttttctttctcacaggTAGAAAATAACTTACACAGGGACATAGAGGTGATGGGAGAGACCTCTTTACATGTTTATCTAAAGAGGAGAAAGTGTTCTTTCAAACCACAGGCTGCATCCACAGGCTTACTGGATCCCTGTAAGATATTCTTGTGACTTACTTGCTATCAAGAGGCAGCGGGGCTGCACAGAACATGCCAACAATGGATGATTCATCCTTCCTCCAGAAGTGATCCTTGGGGCGGTACCTCAGTGTCACGCTGTTTATCTGGGAGAGGGGAACCCTGTGGGCCAGCAGCCGTTTGCCCACCTCCTGGTGCTTAGGTCTGCAAGGCAGGGTGAGAGATGTGGGGGAGAACATTCAATCAACCTGCAGATGCAGGCCCTATGCAGATGTGCTGAAACACTGCGACAACCTGGAGTGTTGTGAAGCCTTCACATAACAAAATGGAGTGAGTCAAAACAGGGCATTGCATGAGAGTCTTACTGGTATATTTCTGTATGAATATCCTTCCTTCCATCACACAATTACAACAAATCTTGCTATTGTGTATAGATTGAACACTGCCAGGATTGGTATGGAGAGGTAAGTGGTAGATAAGCTCAGCATCTATGAAATCACGAATGGCATGGATAGGGATCGGTTGTTCACCATTTCTTCCAGTACACGAACAAGGGGTCATCAAAGAAAGCTAAGAGGTGGCAAGATCAAGAAAAGATTGAACACTGCACAGAGCACCTTTCCTTTTAAGCTGTTAAAATCCTTGCTGTGGAAAGCTTACATGACTGTACAAGTCATGGAAGGGAGACTGGACAAGTTCATGGGAGACAAAAGTTAATAAGGACAAAGACTTCACCTTTGTCTCTAAAAGTCCCTGAGATCCCAGTCAGACACTGGGAATCTATTTGGGCAAGTATTGCTAAGTGCTTACACTGCCTTTTTTTATACTCTTCTCTAGGTATTTGCTTTTGACTGTGTTGAAGGTGGGATGCTTGGATAGAGGAATGTTTGTCTGTCCCTATGCTCTTACCCAGATAACATGAACTGAGAAATTCCAGAGGTTTGGTAAACTGCCAGGGATCAGAGCCCAGTCGGTCGAGTGCTGCCCAGCCAATTTACATAGGTGGGCCACCTGTGGAGTCCATCCAATGGGCCTTCCTATGCTTGAGCTACTTGGCACCTCTAAGAGCCTGGCGATCATCGATTTCCTTGTACTCATGAAGAGTATGTGTGTAGCTGACTCAGCACAATCTCAGAAGCACCTGGGCGACAGCCTGATCAGCAATGTGATGgtagggaaaggggagaggtgaCAGAAGGAAGAGCCTACAATTCTGCTAACTGAAGTAGCTCCTGGCAGCAGGCTGACAGCTGCACTCAGCATCCCCCTAGGCCAGATTGGCCAACCCAGACCAGTACATCCAGTCCCTCCCTTAGACTGCAGTGGTAGATGCTGGATGTGTTTCTGACTGTGGCTTGAAGCTGCCAAAACCAGTGAGCATAATGGAATTGTGGTTATAAAGGTGAATAATGgattgcaaatgaaaaacaaacagagggGAAGCCATCTCTCTACTGCATACTGTCCAtgggcaggatccagccctgcccGAGGACCGAGGAACACAAGGTCCAAGGTTAAGCAGGTCAAAGAAAGTCACTCTTGGGACTGACGTTTGGTCCAACTCTACAAGCTTTGGATGGATGTAGGACTCTTGGCTGGCTTCAGAAGTATGTTTTCTTGGATATGGGGGATGATGTTATGCGATGTGTAAGCAGTGGCAGTGCAGCTGGGAAGTGTGCTGTGTAACAAGCTCCTTACTCTGTCAGCCCCACAGCAGCCATGGGGCTTGGGGACATGTCTTTTGGGACACTCTGATCACTGTGTGGGTCATCCCAAGGAGTGAGATTGGAATTGATGTttgggagaggagaagagaagggcAATATGAGGCAAGACACAAACACATGAGTCACTCGCTAAAGGTATGAGACTGGATGAACACTCCCAAGTCCCTCTGCACTtctggggagctgcagggtgaCACGTGTGTCAGATCACCTGAAATAAGTCTGTGATCCATCAGTGTCTGAACTGTGATGTGAGAATCTATGTTTAGATGCCTGTTGGACACTCTGAGCTTGACTGCACTGGAGAACTGAGTGTTGCCTAGAGTGGGGAAGTTTCTTTGCTACTGTGGGAATTAAAAGGGATATCTTCAATTTTCTTTCCTACTGTGGGAGTTAAAAGGGATATCTTCAATTTTATACTCTCAAATCTGTAGGTTTATTGCCGTAAGAAAATTTTTCCATTTAGCCTTGTGCTTCTTAGGAAGGCATTTAAATGAAACAACAGCTGCTGTTCTCCCAGGGTAAGGATATCTCAGGATATCTTACCCTGCTAAAACTCTACTGTCTGATTAAAACTTGAGGGTACAGTAAAGCCTCGGGATTGCCTGCCTGTCTTGCTTCCCCAGGAAGCCTTTCTCTCCAGTGCTCACATGCCTCCTGCTGGGCACCTCACAAGCCCTGTGTCAGACAACTGCAAAATGAAGTGCTGCATGTCTTTCTGAGCAGATCAAGGATCCTGACTTGATCTGGGTGTTACTATTCCCTCCTTCCTGCATCTTAGGAAAAGGCAGATTTGGTTTCCAAGTTGGGGAGGGGTTGAGCAGGCTGAACCCCACCAGGCTGGAGTACAAACTCCAAACTGCAGTGCCTGGCTGGAAATCTGTGACCAAGCAACTATGTCACACTGGAGAGCAGCCTAGAGCGTGACTTCCCCTTCCCTGGTTCTCACCCCTACCTCCTGGTGCTCCGCACTGAACCAGCAACACAATTAGCTTCAGGTCACAATGTTTTGGCTTACCAGTCAGGATGGTGTGGGTGCCAGGACCGGAACCCCTCCAATCCAGGGAGAGCTGGCTGGAGCTCTTTAGCAGACTGTTTTCCTGCTTCCAGAGGAAGCCAGCAGCATGCTAGCTGACATCTACATTGCGGTTCCCAGCCCACAACAGTGGGCAGGAAGGAGTAGGAAGAAGTGAGGAAGACTTCTGGGGAACTTCTCTGTGGTGGAGAGATCCCCCTGTGGCAAGGGCTGTGGAACAGGAGTCTGTTATCTTAGTTCAGATATGGTTTGGAGAAGGGTGGTGCTTTTCAGAGAGATCTGTCTGTCTACACATGTGGTGTTGGTCCCTGGCCCCCTGGACTTTTCCCTACAGTGTGAGGCTGTGTACTTTGCTGCGTTACCGCAGAGGCAACAAGCCACCGAACACACTTCTGTCTGCGCAGACATGCACTCATCTCCTCTTTGCAACTGCTGTCCTATTGGGCATCAAGAGAAATGTCTAAGCCACCAAGTTCACGAGTCTGGAACCTCTGGTGGATGGGGCCTTGCTGTAGCCATCTCCTTCTGGCAGAGTAAAGCTGATAACTATTTGACAGTGACTGCGGTTTGAATTGGCACCGGGCAAGGGTATGGTGTAAAAAAGGAACCAGTGTAGCAACACAAAATTATGCAGATTTGGGGATTCTAGAATATACCTACTGCTCTGTGCACTCAGGGAAGAGTTGGACCTAGCCAGGGTTACCAAATAATGGTAGCACATGCCTGATTTTTGGTGTAATGCAGAGGGACTCAAGAAGGAAGGTTGTGGTTCATCGCACAGTGCCTGCACTCAAGGAGATATGCTATTGTTGAGCCTTTCCTGAACTGGTATAAACAACCTTACACACAGAGCTGGGATAAAACAGGCCAGAAGCACGCACTGTCACTCACATGGTGATCTTCGTTGTGTCCTTGGTGCTGTTGCTGCAGAAAGTGATTTCAATGCTGGTGActatgtttcttttcttcttcaagtGGAACTCAACCAGGCTGTGATGGACTGAGCAAGAAGCAAAGTATATGGGAGTGAGGGCAGGGACTATCATTTGGACCTGCCCCAGCCAAAAGAAAGCCTCTAGCACTCATTCCCTGGGCCCACCAGCAGAAAGCAGAGTAAACAGACATAAGAAAGAAACTAGTCTCTGTGGTATGAGAGGCACAGTGGGCAGGTCTGCATAGCCCAATGTAAACACACAGGCATTTTCATGACCCTTTACTTCAGTCCTGAAGCCATGGGGCTGTCTTAATCCAGGACTGTGCCCACAATAATAAACCCATTGGTAAGGGCTTTACAGGGGAGATGAGCAGGGTTATTGCTCTTCAGCTGTGCGTCTCAGACCATCTGGGCCACAAGAACTGATCTGGATGGGGCTGGTGGTTTGTAACTACCTGACCTGTCCAGGCAACCAGCCTCATTTTGTCAACCCCCTTCTGACTCATTTTTTCTCATTGCTACTTACCACAGAATGGAGCTGAGGGACTGGTCATTAAATAAACTTTCACTTCCTTGGGCAGCTTTCTCATGTTGACGCCTGCCTGCTCCAGCAGGCCTGCAGGAGGAAATTAAGCCAGTGCAAGGAAAGCCATGAATGACCCAGAACAGAAATATAATCGGTCCCAGTTCACCTTCTCTCACCCTGCCCAGCTTCACTGTCTCAGAGGTCAGACCCTTTGTTTGTACCAGTGCAAATCGGAGGAAGCACAGGTTTGTGGTGTCTGTTTGACAGGTTAACATCCCCCTAGAAAACCTACTCTGGCTACCCCAGGTAATCCATCAGCAGCAGAGTAcctctctggttttgtttcattccTCTGCTAACAAATGGTATCATCAGTTGCACCTGTGCAAAACGAGCAGGACTAAAGACTATGTAGTGCAAATGTAAATGACAATGCAACACAAGGTGCTGGGAAACTGGATTTCTGGATCAAGTGAGAAGACCACCATAACTTGAGGCACCTGCACCAGTGACTAACTGTCAATGTAGCTTGGTGAGTTTGGGGAAGGGGTGGCTGGTCTGAGAGCACCTATACCAGAAGAGGCCTCTCCTTATGTTCCTCTGGTACCAGACTGCAAATAGCACCAGAGGATACTTCCTCTCCTCATAGCCCAGTTTCAAAAGCCTAAAAGAGGCAACTACCACCTTCTCCCATTCCAGGGGGTTCATCTCTGGGGTGGCCATAGCAGGAATTTATGAGAAGGTGGTGACACAGCAACAGTGAGTGGTTTGTAGACAAATGGGGCTCCAGGCTTGGGCTAAAATATCCATCTGCTTCTCTAAGCAAGACACTTTTTGAGCTAATTGCCCATTTGTTAGGTAGGTGATTCTGGAGACTCCCTTTCAACTCATTTGTGGGCCCtatgaaatgtttaaaaatcagaaatgttcaAGATGTTGGTGCTCTACCTTGGGCAACATATGACCTGTTAGAGTGTCTCTACAGAAACCTGAAAACAGAACAGCTTCTCACTATCCCAAAGGAGATCCTAAACAAATCCTGCTTAGAGATATCTGGACCCATACCCATCAGGAATGTATTGTCATCTGCTCCAGGAAGGTCTTGTGCTGGTACTGTACCTATTCTAGGACAGGAGAACAGGAAGGGGTCAACACAGTCCAGGCAATGACCGTTTAAAAAATCTTGATGACTTGCACAGGGGAACGCCAGGATCAGACAGGGATGTTTCAAGGCACTGACATAGAGATGTACTGCCCTCATGTGATCACAGATCAGATACTTATAGCCTGCAAGAAAAAATGCATGCAGAGAAAAGCAGGCATGAGCCAGCCTTTCCCTCAGCTTCAGACTTTTTGCATGTTTGCCAGGAACTGAGAATCAAGAAACACTGTTAATAATTCTACAGCCATCCCATTACCCTTAATAAAACTTTGCAGAGCATCTGTGACTACAAGCCCAGACCCCCTGCAAGAGGGGTTATGCAGGAAGGTAGAAGTGTATCGCCCAGACTGAGTCCTCCAGAGGTGGGGGGACCACAGGGCTGCCATGTCTCCATCTGTGTACCATCGATGAAGGCACCAGGCTCTCTGCAAGGGGGTACAGCAGTGCAGTGACTCCCACCTGCACTGGGACCCCAGCTGTGGGAAGTGAGGTACCAGAGGTGTCCCCTGTAACATAACCCTCAATGCAGCTGCCTCATCCAGAACATACTTGAATATTTATCCACGCTGTTTACTGTATAAAGGCCTAGTCTctagaaggaaaaggcagtgatTGTACAATGTAAGTATAGACACAGCTTACAGCATGGAAACAAAAAGCTTTTGCTAGTAGTACCTAAGAGCCTTTCtagcaaaaatgttttctttgttgatACAAACTCTACTGATGGTAGGGTTTTGGCTCATAGAGAAGTGTCACCAAAATCTTGTCTCTTGACAGGGGTGCTGCCAAGACACTTGATCTGTATGTGATTTTAATTTCAGCTACTTGTTGTACTGCTGAGAGGAGATGTGGGCCATGAATCTCTGCTGCCATGTGTCTTTACATGTACATGTTGTTCCATTTTGATGTCTGCCCTGACTGAAGCAGGACCTGGTTGCCAAACAGCTTTTTCACAGGCATGAGATCCCTTTTCTTAGCCACAGATTGTTCTCACCTGCAGAGATGAATCGGGGGCATCCTGGCTGATCTTTGCCTCCATTGACAAAATAATCGATGTGGCCTACAGGAATTCGGATCCCAAAATCTGAAAGAAGATGAAATGCCACTTCATTCTTATTCTTGGCTCTTCTATAGGCATTCCCCTACATGGTGTTTGAAAGACCCCAATAATTGGTTGAACATTAGTAGTGCTGGATCCAGCTCCAGTGCTGGAGACAACAAGGACAGACTTCCTGTTCCTACACACCTGCATCATGCAGGTTTGCTGCATGGAGCAGGGAGTGCTCCAGGCCCCGCTATCATAATGACTGGGAACTGTGGCTTAATTACCTCTTCTGTGACTCAGGTTCTTGAGTTGGTATAAAGGAGAACAAAACTGACCACAACCTTAATGGGAGGTTATGAGGCACGATTGAGAGATACATTGTTAGAGATTTTTGTGATTTCCTGGCAAGAGGTGTGACACAAAGGCACCACATTATTCTTTAGCACATGTTCTGCCTACCTAGACCCTAAGTGCTTTAGAAAAGTTACTCTGCTGTTGCACCAGCTGTTGGTTTGACGCTTAACTTTCCACAGGCCCTTGCAAGTGGCACCCTTCTTACGTCAAGTGGTTAAAAGGAATGTAAGATATGTAAATTCTTTCCAGGTTATAAAAGCCACACCGAGCTGATTCTACATAAACTCACCCTCCTGTAGCAGAGTT
Coding sequences within:
- the PLA1A gene encoding phospholipase A1 member A isoform X1; this encodes MVENMERKPLIVLAVLLLLSSAQAGNRDRLPGHHCTDFQTANFLRGSKLKVQFLLFTSSSPSCGKLILADDGIKNGSFNSSLETKIIIHGFRALGTKPSWIEGLVHAILHKSQVNVIAVDWVYGSTGAYPSAVENVTQLALAISQFISKLLALGVSGTSIHIIGVSLGAHVGGLVGHFHGGQLGRITGLDPAGPKYTRASPEERLDPGDALFVEAIHTDADNFGIRIPVGHIDYFVNGGKDQPGCPRFISAGYKYLICDHMRAVHLYVSALKHPCLILAFPCASHQDFLNGHCLDCVDPFLFSCPRIGLLEQAGVNMRKLPKEVKVYLMTSPSAPFCVHHSLVEFHLKKKRNIVTSIEITFCSNSTKDTTKITIPKHQEVGKRLLAHRVPLSQINSVTLRYRPKDHFWRKDESSIVGMFCAAPLPLDSNRTMSCLPWNLTLPGNTDISYELPAACA